A single genomic interval of Theropithecus gelada isolate Dixy chromosome 16, Tgel_1.0, whole genome shotgun sequence harbors:
- the MPO gene encoding myeloperoxidase: MGVPFFPSLRCTVDSGPCWAGGITAEMKLLLALAGLLAILAMPQPSESASPAVLGEVDTSLVLSCMEEAKQLVDKAYKERRESIKQRLRSGSASPMELLSYFKQPVAATRTAVRAADYLHVALDLLERKLRSLWRRSFNVTDVLTPAQLNLLSKSSGCAYQNVGVTCPEQDKYRTITGMCNNRRSPTLGASNREFVRWLPAEYEDGVSLPYGWTPGVKRNGFPVALARAVSNAIVRFPTDQLTPDQERSLMFMQWGQLLDHDLDFTPEPAARASFLTGVNCETSCVQQPPCFPLKIPPNDPRIKNQADCIPFFRSCPACPNSNITIRNQINALTSFVDASMVYGSEEPLARNLRNTSNQLGLLAVNQRFQDNGRALLPFDKLHDDPCLLTNRSAGIPCFLAGDTRSSEMPELTSMHTLLLREHNRLATELKRLNPRWDGERLYQEARKIVGAMVQIITYRDYLPLVLGPAAMRKYLPRYRSYNDSVDPRIANVFTNAFRYGHTLIQPFMFRLDNRYQPMEPNSRVPLSRVFFASWRVVLEGGIDPILRGLMATPAKLNRQNQIVVDEIRERLFEQVMRIGLDLPALNMQRSRDHGLPGYNAWRRFCGLPEPNTVGELGTVLRNLELARKLMEQYGTPNNIDIWMGGVSEPLERNGRVGPLLACIIGIQFRKLRDGDRFWWENEGVFSMQQRQALAQISLPRIICDNTGITTVSKNNIFMSNSYPRDFVNCSTLPALNLASWREAS; the protein is encoded by the exons ATGGGggttcccttcttcccttctctcagaTGCACAGTGGACTCAGGACCTTGCTGGGCTGGGGGTATCACTGCAGAGATGAAGCTGCTTCTGGCCTTAGCAGGGCTCCTGGCCATTCTGGCCATGCCCCAACCCTCTGAAAGTGCTTCTCCAG CTGTCCTGGGGGAGGTGGATACCTCGTTGGTGCTGAGCTGTATGGAGGAGGCCAAGCAGCTGGTGGACAAGGCCTACAAGGAGCGGCGGGAAAG CATCAAGCAGCGGCTTCGCAGTGGCTCAGCCAGCCCCATGGAACTCCTATCCTACTTCAAGCAGCCCGTGGCAGCCACCAGGACGGCGGTGAGGGCTGCTGACTACCTGCACGTGGCTCTAGACCTGctggagaggaaactgaggtccctGTGGCGAAGGTCATTCAACGTCACTG ATGTGCTGACACCGGCCCAGCTGAATTTGTTGTCCAAGTCAAGCGGCTGTGCCTACCAGAACGTGGGGGTGACTTGCCCGGAGCAGGACAAATACCGCACCATCACCGGGATGTGCAACAACAG ACGCAGCCCCACGCTGGGGGCCTCCAACCGTGAGTTTGTGCGCTGGCTGCCGGCGGAGTATGAGGACGGCGTCTCGCTTCCCTACGGCTGGACGCCTGGGGTCAAGCGCAACGGCTTCCCGGTGGCTCTG GCTCGTGCTGTCTCCAACGCGATCGTGCGCTTCCCCACGGATCAGCTGACCCCGGACCAGGAGCGCTCACTCATGTTCATGCAATGGGGCCAGCTGTTGGACCACGACCTCGACTTCACCCCTGAGCCGGCCGCCCGGGCCTCCTTCCTCACTGGCGTCAACTGCGAGACCAGCTGCGTGCAGCAGCCGCCCTGCTTCCCACTCAAG atcCCGCCCAACGACCCCCGCATCAAGAACCAAGCCGACTGCATCCCATTCTTCCGCTCCTGCCCGGCCTGCCCCAACAGCAACATCACCATCCGCAACCAAATCAACGCGCTCACCTCCTTTGTGGATGCCAGCATGGTGTATGGCAGCGAGGAGCCCCTGGCCAGGAACCTGCGCAACACATCCAACCAGCTGGGGCTGCTGGCCGTCAACCAGCGCTTCCAAGACAACGGCCGGGCCCTGCTGCCCTTTGACAAGCTGCACGATGACCCCTGTCTCCTTACCAACCGCTCAGCGGGCATCCCCTGCTTCCTGGCAG GGGACACCCGTTCCAGTGAGATGCCTGAGCTCACCTCCATGCACACCCTCTTACTTCGGGAGCACAACCGGCTGGCCACAGAACTCAAGCGCCTGAACCCTAGGTGGGATGGGGAGAGGCTCTACCAGGAGGCCCGGAAGATTGTGGGGGCCATGGTCCAG ATCATCACTTACCGGGACTACCTACCCCTGGTGTTGGGGCCAGCGGCCATGAGGAAGTACCTGCCCAGGTACCGTTCCTACAATGACTCAGTGGACCCACGCATTGCCAACGTCTTCACCAATGCCTTCCGCTACGGCCACACTCTCATCCAACCCTTCATGTTCCGCCTGGACAATCGGTACCAGCCCATGGAACCCAACTCCCGTGTCCCCCTCAGCAGAGTCTTTTTTGCCTCCTGGAGAGTAGTGCTGGAAG GTGGCATTGACCCCATCCTCCGGGGCCTCATGGCCACCCCTGCCAAGCTGAATCGTCAGAACCAAATTGTAGTGGATGAGATCCGGGAGCGATTGTTTGAACAGGTCATGAGGATTGGGCTGGACCTGCCTGCTTTGAACATGCAGCGCAGCAGGGACCACGGCCTCCCAG GGTACAATGCCTGGAGGCGCTTCTGTGGGCTCCCGGAGCCCAACACGGTGGGCGAGCTGGGCACGGTGCTGAGGAACCTGGAATTGGCGAGGAAGCTGATGGAGCAGTATGGCACGCCCAACAACATCGACATCTGGATGGGCGGCGTGTCTGAGCCCCTGGAGCGCAATGGCCGCGTGGGCCCACTCCTCGCCTGCATCATCGGCATCCAGTTCAGGAAGCTCCGGGATGGTGATCG GTTTTGGTGGGAGAACGAGGGTGTGTTCAGCATGCAGCAGCGACAGGCCCTGGCCCAGATCTCCTTGCCCCGGATCATCTGCGACAACACGGGCATCACCACCGTGTCTAAGAACAACATCTTCATGTCCAACTCGTATCCCCGGGACTTTGTCAACTGCAGTACACTTCCTGCATTGAACCTGGCTTCCTGGAGGGAAGCCTCCTAG